ATCCAAGTTTCACAGCATGCTTTTTCTCAAACTCTTCTTTATATTGATTACGCAAGGCAATTACTTTTGACATATCGATTTCATTGAAAGTAGTCAAAATAGCTGCCGTATTTTGTGAATCTTTCAAGCGTTGTGCAATAGTTTTACGTAAACGTGACATACGAACACGTTGGACCCTATCTTCATTAGATTTACTCATTGTAGGAGTAGAAGTAGTTACAGTCGGAGCGTTTAGTATTTCAAGCACGTCACCTTTGGTAATCCTACTGTCTCTACCTGTACCTTTTATGTTATTTGGATCAAGCTGATTTTCGGTAACTAATTTTTGTACAGAAGGGGCAAGAATATTATTAGCAACGGCAGGTTTCGCTACAGCCTTTTCTGAAGTATTTTGCATGGCTGCTTGAGGGTTTGCAGATTCATTATTAGTACTGTCAGTACTTGCAACCACTCCTTCATTTATTTCAGCTATTTCTTCACCAATTGTAACATTTTCACCGTCAGTTTTCAATATTTTACCTATAGTACCGCTGCAAGGAGCATTAACTTCTAACGTTACTTTTTCGGTTTCGATTTCTAACAGTAGGTCATCGGTTATAACTGAATCACCTTCTTTCTTATACCACTTGGCAATAGTTGCATCCGTTACAGATTCCCCAAGTGACGGTACTATAATTTTAATACTCATAATTTATTTACTCCTCAAAAATCGAAAAACGTATTCGGTATTATAACTGTGTTTTGACTACAGTATCCAGAAAAACAATAGAGAATACTAATAATTTTAGTATTTTACACGCGATCCTGAGATCAAGGCGCGTTATGACAACTTAATTTTTCAAACTATCTAACCACAATATTCAAACCTTTATAGCTGCTTTTAGCAATTTTTCTTGCTGTTTATTATGTACTTGCAGCGAACCTACTGCAGGGGAGGCTGATTCCTCTCTACCTACATATTTAAATTCGTTATTAATTCCAGCTTCTTTTAAAGCATCGTTTAAATGAGAAACTATATAAAGCCAGGCTCCCATATTTTTCGGTTCTTCCTGACACCAAATAAATTCCTGTGTCCTATTATATTTTTTTAATAATGATGCTACAACCTTTTTTTCAAAAGGATATAATTGTTCTAACCTAATAATCGCTATATTACTATTATTCCCACGCATTTCCAACAAATCATAATATACCTTGCCACTACATAAAATTACTTTTGTAATATTGTTTGCATCTACTTTATTTACTTCATCTAAAACTGGTAAGAAAGTAGTATTTTCACCTATCTCATCAAGTTTAGATACAGCATATTTATGACGTAATAATGATTTCGGTGACATTACAATTAATGGTTTGCGGGTATCATCGAGTATTTGGCGACGTAGCAGATGAAAAATTGAAGCAGGAGTAGTAGGATATGTAACATACATGTTATCTGCTGCAGCTAATTGTAAAAATCTCTCAAGCCTTGCCGAGCTATGCTCTGGTCCTTGTCCCTCAAATGCATGAGGTAACAAAACCACAAGCCCGCTCATACAAAGCCATTTAGTTTCACTGCTTGAAATAAACTGATCAAAAATAATTTGAGCTCCATTAGCAAAATCGCCGAATTGTGCCTCCCACAAAATCAGGTTTTTAGGATTTACTAAAGAATAACCGTATTCAAAACCAAGCGCTGCATATTCAGATAAATTACTATTGGTTACCTCATATTTTGCTTGCTTTTCCGATAAATTATTTAAAGGTATATAGGTAGTATCGTCAATTTGGTGATGCAATACCGAATGACGATGCGAGAAAGTACCGCGTCCTGAATCCTGTCCTGTTAATCTTATATAAGTTCCTGTATTAAGCAGCGTTGCGAAAGCTAACTGCTCTGCCGTCGCCCAGTCAATAGTCTGGTCTATAGTTAAACTAGCCTTTCTATTATCAAATAATTTTACAAGTTTTGGATTAACAGCAAAATTTTTCGGTATTTCGCATAGTTTACTTCCTAAATCTTGTAATATTTCTTTATTTATACCTGTTACTGCAGTAGATTTGAGAGTACGAGAAATGCCTTGCCATAAACCGCCTAAGAAATGAGCTTCGTGTTTATAACTTTTAGCCTGCTCATATTCATTATCTAGCTTTGCTTTAAATTCTTCTTTTAATTTAGGAAAATAATTATTATCAATTATACCACTTTTTACTAACTTATTTGCATAAATATTTCCAGGGGTAGGTTTTCTTTTAATAATGTTATACATCTTGCCTTGTGTATACATCGGTTCGTCACCCTCATTATGCCCGTATTTTCGGTAACAAACAATTTCTACTACAACATCTTTACCAAATTTCTGCCTATATTCTACAGCAATATTAGTTGCTTTTAACACTGCCTCTATATCGTCACCGTTAACGTGTAAAATTGGAGCAGCTATTATTTTAGCGAACTCTGTAGAATATCTACTCGCTCTAATATCCGTAGCATTTGCTGTAAAACCTAGCTGATTATTAATGACAAAATGTAATATCCCGCCGATATCATAAGCGGCTAAAGGTGACATTGCTAGACTCTCTGCTACTACACCTTGACCGCAAAAAGCAGCGTCACCATGCACTAAAATAGCTTTGACTTTATTACGTTTAGTATCTTTAAGTATATCTTGCTTTGCTCTTACTTTTCCTGCAACTATAGGGTTTACTGCCTCTAAATGCGATGGATTATCGGCTAATGATAAATGTATTTTCTTATCCCCTATGACTCTATCCGAGGAATAGCCTAAGTGATATTTTACATCGCCTGAAACATTTAGCTCATCAGGAAATGTGTTGCCGCTTATGAAGTCTGCAATAACGGCTTTATATGGTTTGCCAACTACTTTAGTCAGGGTGTTTAACCTCCCTCGATGTGCCATACCGATGACAACTTCTTCAACACCTTGATGCATAGATAAATCTATAGCTTTACTCATGGCGACTATAGAAGCATCACCACCCTCAATGGAAAAACGCTTAGCTCCAGGGAATTTTATATGTAGATATTGTTCAAACCCTTCTACTTCTACTAAATCATTTAAGATAGTTTTTTTGTCTTCAGAAGAAAAGGTAACATCGTGTTCTAGCTTATTATATAACCAGGTTTTTTCTTCTACATTTTCTACTTGTTCAAACTCTATACCTATAGAATTTGTATAAATTTTATCAAGCTTGGTCACTAATTCAGATAATTTGCAGTTCCAAGTACCCACAAATTCATCTCTAATATTAATATTTTCTTCTAGCTGACCGCTATCAAAACCAAAAGTTTCGATATTAAGCTTTAAATCATTTTTTGTTTTACGTATTTCAAGACCAAGCGGGTCAAGATTTGCTAAATAATGAGCATGCTTGCGATAAGCATTTATCATTTCTTTAGCTTTGAAACTATTTAAGCTTTCAGCAGATAGATTATTATTTAACAATTCTGTTTTAGTATCATCAGAGATAATTATTTTTGCTGTACTTTTATTAAACAAATATTCATTATTGTCTTTAACCTGAGAAAAAAAGTCTAGCCAAGTTTGATCAACTGAAGCGGGATTTGTTAAATATTGTCTATATAGCTCTTCAACAAAAACAGCATTCCCGCCAAATAAGAAGTCTGTTGTTTTTAAATATTTGTTCATATTGTTGTTTATATTATTTGATTTTTTATCGTAAATACATCATTGCAAGGAGGTATTGTTGTGTAGAATGATTTCCACTCTTTTCATCCTGAAACTTGATCGTGGGATCCAGTTAGAAATATCAAAATAATGCACACTCTAAGTTGTTTTTTATACCCTGTGGTCAAGTTATGTGGTGACACAGCGGGTTTTACCTATCCATGCGGTAAAGTCTTCAATCACTGAGCTCATGACGGTGTTTACTATAAATACTTCCTCTCTAAATACTTGATATACCCTTCAGGGTTTATCTTGTCCTCACCGCTAACACTTTTTAATAAATCGGTTGAATTTTTTAACGAACCGAGATTTCTAAAATTCTTATTTAGATAATTATTTAGATTACTAAAATCACCCTTTAATATATCCTCTTTTATATTTGGGTGTATCTCTTGTACTTTTTTCATCACCATTGAAGCAATAATTGCACCATTTGTATAGGCGGGAAAGTAACCGAAACTTCCGTGTGACCAATGAATGTCTTGGAGACAGCCGTTACTGAAACTTGACGGTTTAATACCTAAATATTCTTCCATCTTACTGTCCCAAAAGTTTGGTAACTCATCAAGGTTTAAATCACCATTGATTAGCAGTTCTTCAATCTCGAAACGTAATATTACATGCATTGGATAAGTTAGTTCATCTGCATCCACTCTTATAAAATCAGGCATAACTCTTGTAATTTTTCTATATAAATTTTCTGCTGAATATTCTTTGCCTTTTATATTAAATTCATTGTGCAGTAATTTGGCTAAAAATTCTGTAAATTCTCTTGATCTACCTATTTGCATCTCCATAAATAAAGACTGGCTTTCATGAAAAGCTATACCTTTAGCAAGTCCTACCGGTTGTCCTTTATACATTTCTGGTAGATTCTGCTCATATAAAGCATGACCTGTTTCATGAATAATCCCCATTAAACCGCTTATGAAATTGTCTTTATCATACCTAGTAGTTAAACGTATATCGTTTGGTGTGCCACCGCAAAAAGGATGAAGTGATTCGTCAAGTCGTCCTTTTTTCAGATCAAACTGCATAATTTCTATAATGCGTTTTCCGATACACTTTTGTATCTCAGGATCTAGTCTAATATTCTTTACTAATTCTTTTGTACTATTTTGCTTTTCTAAAACTTTATTTATAAGTACCCGAAGTGCTTTTTTAAGTACTGAAAAAACTTGCTTGATCTCGCTACTTTGCCTGCTTGGATCATACATATCTATTAATGAGTCATATAATCTGCAATTAAAAACATCTGCTCGTGCTTTTGCTATTTCTTTCGTATAATATAAAACTTTTTGTAAGTGCGGTTTGAATAAATTATAGTCATTGTTTTTTCTTGCTTCTCGCCAAACAAGTTCTGCTTTATTAGTAGCAGCGACTAACTTCTTTTGTAGTTGCTCATCAACACAATTTGCATCTTTTACCTTTCTCTCAATCTCTCTAATATTAGCATTTTGCCAATAGTTAAGGTTTTTTGATTCTTCTTTTGCCTTGCTAAGTAGCTCTTGTAGGATAGGAGATTTGAGCATTGCATGAACATGCGACGTTAAAGTTACTATTTCGTTGCTGCGACTCTCACCTGAACCTATAGGCATATTCACAGCAATATCCCAGTATAATATGCTTAGAATATTATTAAAATGAGAGATGTTTGAAAATTCATTTTCTAATTTTGTGTAGTTGTTCATATTTTCTTCTATTGTATGTTTTGTCGTACGACTTCGATGTCATTCCCGTGAAAGCAGGTATCTAAAACATTTAGTGTCATTCCACAAACTTATGGCGGGATCTAGTAATAAAAGTTACTAGTATCATAGATTACTTCTCTAAATCCCTTGATTAAGTCGCGGGATGACAATGAATACTAATACAAATGCAACAATTCCTTTGCTGCCTTTAAACTTGCCTCGGTAATTGTTTTACCTGAAATCATGCGGGCAAGTTCCTCTTGTCTTTCAGATAAATTCAAAGTTTTTGCCGTTACCTTTGTTTCATTTTCTAGCTGCGTTTTCTCAATTTTGATATGTAAGTCGGCTTTACCTGCTACTTGAGGTTGGTGTGTAATAACTATTACTTGAGTAAAAGTACTAAGATTTTTTAATCTCTCACCTACTTTATCTGCAACTGCACCGCCGATTCCAACATCTATTTCATCAAATATAATAGACGGTTTTAACATTTTATCAAATAGAGCAGTTTTTAAAGCAAGCATGAACCTTGATAATTCACCGCCGGAAGCAATTTTATTGATTGCTTCCGCTGTTGTTCCAGGGTTAGTAGAAGCCTTAAACACAATATCGTCATTACCACACGCTGTCAGTTCTTTTCTAGTAGTTATTTCAATTCTAAAGATTGCTTTTGCCATTTTAAGCTGTTGTAGCTCCTGATGCAACGATTCTTCTAGATGTTTTGCAGCAATAAGACGCTTTGTAGATAAACCGCTTGCTAGTTCATAATATTTTTTCTGCAATAGCACTTCTTGAGCTTTTAACTCATTGATATTTGTTATTTTATTTTTTAATATACTGAGCTGCTCTAAAGATTTATCTAAAAATACACCTAACTCATCAGCAGGAACATTATATTTACGACTAATAGCTTTTATTAAAAATAATCTTTCTTCTATTTCTTCAAGATTATATTCCTCATAATTAAACCTATCTAACAGGTTTGATAATTTTTGGCGTGCTATTTCTAAATTATTATAGGCTTCTTCTAAACTTGTAGCGATAGTTTTAAAATGTTCATGTTGACCTTGTCTTGCTAATAATTTTTCTGCTCTATTAATTGAAATATTTATTTCGGGATTGTTAATCTGTTCTAGAATACCTTTTATTAGTTGTAACTCTTTATCTTTATTTTGCAAATCTTTTCGTATATTTGATAATTTTTCTTCTTCACCTATTTGAATGTTCAACTTAGATAATTCTTCCGTTGCAAAGTTTAAATAATCAATTTCTTGTTTTATAGAATTGTGTTTAAGTGTTATTTCAGCAATTTCTTTCCGAGTATCTTGCCAAACCTGATAACATTTGGTAAGCTCTGCTCGGAAGTCCAAAAGATTTCCGTAACTGTCTAAAATATCACGCTGCGTATTTGCTTCTAGAAGCGAAATATTATTATTTTGTCCATAAAGCTCAAATAAGTAAGTAGC
The sequence above is a segment of the Rickettsia sp. Oklahoma-10 genome. Coding sequences within it:
- a CDS encoding 2-oxoglutarate dehydrogenase E1 component, which encodes MNKYLKTTDFLFGGNAVFVEELYRQYLTNPASVDQTWLDFFSQVKDNNEYLFNKSTAKIIISDDTKTELLNNNLSAESLNSFKAKEMINAYRKHAHYLANLDPLGLEIRKTKNDLKLNIETFGFDSGQLEENINIRDEFVGTWNCKLSELVTKLDKIYTNSIGIEFEQVENVEEKTWLYNKLEHDVTFSSEDKKTILNDLVEVEGFEQYLHIKFPGAKRFSIEGGDASIVAMSKAIDLSMHQGVEEVVIGMAHRGRLNTLTKVVGKPYKAVIADFISGNTFPDELNVSGDVKYHLGYSSDRVIGDKKIHLSLADNPSHLEAVNPIVAGKVRAKQDILKDTKRNKVKAILVHGDAAFCGQGVVAESLAMSPLAAYDIGGILHFVINNQLGFTANATDIRASRYSTEFAKIIAAPILHVNGDDIEAVLKATNIAVEYRQKFGKDVVVEIVCYRKYGHNEGDEPMYTQGKMYNIIKRKPTPGNIYANKLVKSGIIDNNYFPKLKEEFKAKLDNEYEQAKSYKHEAHFLGGLWQGISRTLKSTAVTGINKEILQDLGSKLCEIPKNFAVNPKLVKLFDNRKASLTIDQTIDWATAEQLAFATLLNTGTYIRLTGQDSGRGTFSHRHSVLHHQIDDTTYIPLNNLSEKQAKYEVTNSNLSEYAALGFEYGYSLVNPKNLILWEAQFGDFANGAQIIFDQFISSSETKWLCMSGLVVLLPHAFEGQGPEHSSARLERFLQLAAADNMYVTYPTTPASIFHLLRRQILDDTRKPLIVMSPKSLLRHKYAVSKLDEIGENTTFLPVLDEVNKVDANNITKVILCSGKVYYDLLEMRGNNSNIAIIRLEQLYPFEKKVVASLLKKYNRTQEFIWCQEEPKNMGAWLYIVSHLNDALKEAGINNEFKYVGREESASPAVGSLQVHNKQQEKLLKAAIKV
- the recN gene encoding DNA repair protein RecN, which translates into the protein MLQSILVKNFILIDELEIEFNKGLCVITGETGAGKSILLDAILFCLGYKTSHNIIKHGKDYAAVNIIFILNEKIKNFLLKNFIEPEELLLVKCLQKAEGRKNFFINNQVVNKTIMQQLATYLFELYGQNNNISLLEANTQRDILDSYGNLLDFRAELTKCYQVWQDTRKEIAEITLKHNSIKQEIDYLNFATEELSKLNIQIGEEEKLSNIRKDLQNKDKELQLIKGILEQINNPEINISINRAEKLLARQGQHEHFKTIATSLEEAYNNLEIARQKLSNLLDRFNYEEYNLEEIEERLFLIKAISRKYNVPADELGVFLDKSLEQLSILKNKITNINELKAQEVLLQKKYYELASGLSTKRLIAAKHLEESLHQELQQLKMAKAIFRIEITTRKELTACGNDDIVFKASTNPGTTAEAINKIASGGELSRFMLALKTALFDKMLKPSIIFDEIDVGIGGAVADKVGERLKNLSTFTQVIVITHQPQVAGKADLHIKIEKTQLENETKVTAKTLNLSERQEELARMISGKTITEASLKAAKELLHLY
- the odhB gene encoding 2-oxoglutarate dehydrogenase complex dihydrolipoyllysine-residue succinyltransferase; translation: MSIKIIVPSLGESVTDATIAKWYKKEGDSVITDDLLLEIETEKVTLEVNAPCSGTIGKILKTDGENVTIGEEIAEINEGVVASTDSTNNESANPQAAMQNTSEKAVAKPAVANNILAPSVQKLVTENQLDPNNIKGTGRDSRITKGDVLEILNAPTVTTSTPTMSKSNEDRVQRVRMSRLRKTIAQRLKDSQNTAAILTTFNEIDMSKVIALRNQYKEEFEKKHAVKLGFMSFFVKATIEALKLIPSVNAEINGNDLVYKNYYDIGVAVGTEQGLVVPVVRDADKMGFAEVEKAIGTLAKKAREGKLSMTDLSGGTFSISNGGVYGSLLSTPIINPPQSGILGLHKTEERAVVIDGKIEVRPMMYIALSYDHRIIDGKEGVSFLVKIKQLIENPEKLLLNL
- a CDS encoding carboxypeptidase M32; this encodes MNNYTKLENEFSNISHFNNILSILYWDIAVNMPIGSGESRSNEIVTLTSHVHAMLKSPILQELLSKAKEESKNLNYWQNANIREIERKVKDANCVDEQLQKKLVAATNKAELVWREARKNNDYNLFKPHLQKVLYYTKEIAKARADVFNCRLYDSLIDMYDPSRQSSEIKQVFSVLKKALRVLINKVLEKQNSTKELVKNIRLDPEIQKCIGKRIIEIMQFDLKKGRLDESLHPFCGGTPNDIRLTTRYDKDNFISGLMGIIHETGHALYEQNLPEMYKGQPVGLAKGIAFHESQSLFMEMQIGRSREFTEFLAKLLHNEFNIKGKEYSAENLYRKITRVMPDFIRVDADELTYPMHVILRFEIEELLINGDLNLDELPNFWDSKMEEYLGIKPSSFSNGCLQDIHWSHGSFGYFPAYTNGAIIASMVMKKVQEIHPNIKEDILKGDFSNLNNYLNKNFRNLGSLKNSTDLLKSVSGEDKINPEGYIKYLERKYL